The Nicotiana tabacum cultivar K326 chromosome 1, ASM71507v2, whole genome shotgun sequence genome segment taatataatgagattgtgacaatgccagaccttgaggagtcttttggatcttaatccccagaattaaatccgcaattcccaagtccttcatatcaaacttgctagttagcatacgcttagtagcatttatgttggcaatgttattactcattatcagcatatcatccacatataggcaaacaataactatgtgatttggaacatttttaatgtacatacatttatcacattcatttatcttaaaaccatttgacaacattgtttggtcaaatttcgcatgccattgtttgggtgcttgttttagtccgtaaagggacttaacaagtctacataccttattttctttacctggaaccacaaacccttcaagttgttccatgtaaatttcttacttcaactctccatttaagaaggtcgttttaacatccatttgatgaatttcaagaccatacactgtagctaatgctactaacatccgtatggacgtaatccttgtaactggggagtatgtatcaaagtagtcaagaccctctcgttgtctataccatttgacaacaagtcttgccttaaatttatcaatagtgccatcatctttcatttttctcttaaaaatccatttagaacccaaaggtttatttccaggaggaagatcaaccaattcccatgtatggttgttcaatatggattctatttcactattgactgcctctttccagaacaatgatttcgaagaagacatagcttctttaaatgttcgaggctcattttccaataagaaagtcacaaaatctggtccaaacgaagtagacgttctttgacgtttactacgtcttggatctccttgattaaatgtactttcttttgtttcttcccgaggtcatttagatccttcaccaatcgactcacattcctttatatacggatatatattttcaaagaactcagcattatctgattctataaccgtattattatgaatgtcggaattttctgatttatgaaccagaaatcgatatgctttactattagtcgcatatcctatgaaaacacaatcaactgttttcggtcctattttacCCTTTTGgatttaggaacttgcacttttgccaaacacccccatactttaaaataatttaagttgggcttccttcctttccatttttcatatggaatggattgtgttttgctatggggtactcgatttagtattcggctggccgtaagaacggcttcccccacaagttttgtggcaaaccagaacttatcaacaatgcgttcatcatctcctttaatgaacgattctttctttccgcaattccattggattggggcgtgtaaggggctgttgtttgatgaataattccatattctaaacatatttgttcaaaaggagattaatattcaccacccctatcacttcttatcattttgattttcttattaagttgcgtttcaactttatttttgtattgcttgaatgcgtctattgcttcatctttactattaagtaagtaaacatagcaatatcgagtactatcgtcaataaaagttatgaaatacttctttccaccgcgagatggtattggcttcatgtcacaaatatctgtgtgaattaagtctaaaggatttgaattcctttcaaccgatttataaggatgtttaacatacttagattccacacatatttgacattttgatttttcgcattcaaacttaggcaatacttccaggttaatcatttttcgcaaggttttataattgacatgacccaaacgtacatgccataaatcatttgactcaagtaagtaagaagaagctgaagttttattattagtttcaacaactattacattcagtttgaaaaggccctcagtaaggtaaccttttcctacaaatattttattcttactaatcactaccttgtcagatacaaaaacacacttgaaaccgtgctttacaagaagtccagtagagactaagttcttcctaatctcgggaacatgaaggacgttgttcaaagtcgtgaccttgccagaagtcatcttgagaaatatcttacCGTATCCTTCAATGTTTGTtgtagcagcatttcccatagagagcgtctcttcgggtccagcagaagcatatgtagaaaatgCTTCCCTCACAGCATAAACATGGCGAGTGgatccagaatcaatccaccactcttttgggtttcctaccaggttgcattcagaaagcatggcgcacaagtcatcaacatcatcatgcttttctaccatatttgcttgacccctttgcttgtctttcttccgagcacgacactccgtagatttgtgtccgggtttcccacagttgtagcaatttccacTTAActgcttcttgcttgggttgtatttcggaccagaagccttctttctctttttgttatcttcaacaatatttgctcctattattgttaaatttccacggcctctcctttcagcagctttattgtcctcttcgattctcaatagaacaatgagatcttcaagggacatctcctttcgtttgtgtttcaaataatttttaaagtccttccacaatagaggcaacttctcaattattgctgctacttggaatgcctcattgatgacaagaccttcaatgaaaaatccgttagtaaaattactaaaaaatTTACTTTCAACATTAGCATTCATTTGAAatataccttcagcaagtagatcatgaataatcacttgtaactcctggacttgggtaataacagacttgttatctaccattttgtagtccaaaaattttgcagtgacaaatttcttcatcccgacatcttcagttttgtatttctttcaagcgcattccacaattcttttgacgtctccacgccactgtatacattatacagattatcctctagtccgctaagaatataattcctgcacaagaagtcagaatgcttccacgcctcaatcacgagaaaactatcattctctggagtttcatctggaagatcaggaacatcttccttgatgaacttctgtagacataacgtagtcaagtagaagaacatcttttttTGCCAGCACTTGAAATCCATCccgaaaattttccgggtttctcTGTCGGTGCCAACGCCTGAGTTcgacttgtcgatgcgttgggAGTCATCATCGGAACAGCTTGATTTCCATCATTCACCATTTTTACTAtaaaaatgacacaaacaaacgtttaataaacgtttaaaactagagtgaaaaatcacgtagattttaatctccaacaaaacgccacgaaggctttactctccaaatgggagtacacaaaaccacaaaggttttaagtttccagaataataaaagtaacacaaatacagaaattaaaattattaaattccttaagcttgttgttgttgtttcatgtatAGTACTTCTTATCTTgtataaatatggaatgatggaagatcaagttttaacttttccACTCTTAGATATATATTATCCTCTTTATCATCTACATACAGCAGTAACAtacgtaaatataaatgatataactgaaacaaaaattaattcgagcccactgaattcacagtgtttccttaaggaatttaatcccctcctagtacccacggttatggattatttcctcccaggatagaacgaattacacattggtgtagcggtacttcaaaccccagtatttcagCGAACGCAAATTTCgacagcaaatcacacttacaattGCTTTGTTTGCTgttttaaaacaatgcagaacaagggaggagaacttagaagtcgaatggaaattttGAGAGGAAGGAATTCAATGTATAGCCgatgttgaattcttactgaagaggatatcagattgcaattcgtttttccagtgtatacacaatgtatacagagtgtagtttgagtgtatacagagtgtatatcaattatatacagagtgtatatcaatTGTATACTGAGTAATTCGAGTGTTTTTTTTCCGGTGTGTTCTTCTTTATCTACAACATCTgctctatttatagcagtcaTGTGAGAGAAATCCACCCCCTCTATGGTGGAACAAGCATTAGGATATCATGGAGGAAGCACTTACATGGTGGAATGAacacttgcttggtgggaggagcactTGGTCATGGTGGGAGGTGCACTAGGCATCTTGTTGCTTTCTTGGTGCAACACAATACACGAATTGGAaaaacatccgttacaaacacggattatatcacgttaatattcactattaacaaataaatttggtccaaataattaatcaatcgatcgatcatttgatcaaatccaaatccaaatccaaatccaaatccaaatcccatttcTCATTCACTCTCATTtcaagactatttcatcttaaacaaaaactcaacaatccAAAACTCAACATTATACTCGTATTGGCAAAATTAATATCGCCATCAAATAGCATTCGatgaagaatattctatagcattaagcgcaagatccgttacagagaatatgacattcactgCCTACCATTACACATTCTTTGATGGCCCTCATAGTTCATTAAAGAGGAGCTTGATCCTAGACCTTTGTTCCCTAGATGCAgatataaatagtgagctctattatcattgtgAGAGACGAATTTTCTGACTAGCATATACCATATTCTATCAAAAGCTCAATaataacattttactttcttgtcTATTTATATTGTTCTTATTGCTCtcagaatcaaaatattttccgtctatttaattttttaggctaagtcttatatttttgACTAATTCTTCTATTacttttggatcaaattaattcacttgtttaTAGACAGTTGTGTAATTGAATTGATAGCTACATTAGTTACTAACTTGTGTGATTCATTGTTTTTagcaatttgttaaaaatgacAGATAATGGTGTTAAACAAACACACAACGTTGAGGCTCAAGAAAACCAGCCTCAGCACGAGAATTCAATCAACGATACCCACAACGAGTGGAACGAGGCCACGCCGGTCCACAACGGCCGATATCTACAACATGTTCAGAAGGCAACTCCTGATTATGCTAAAGAAGAGCACGTCGTCGAAGCAGTCAGACTTGCAAGAGAAAATGGAGGCCATTATAGGCCATCTCACACGACAGGATAAGGTCATGACGGAACTGAAGCAGGTGTTGTCGGGCGCTTCCAACAACACAAATGGGCGAGGCCCAATTCTTCCTGGTGCTCCCGCAAACCAAATAACacagagggtcgacaacaacacccTGAGGCGAGGTCAGCTCCAATAGGGCCGGGGGAACAGATCCGGTCACAAAAAAGAGAGTGATccctttaaaatcaaacttatGTGATTTATGAGGGAACTAAACGCCTGAATGGATCAAATTTCGGGCGTACCACTAATGTTGAAAGGGCCGGACTCAATGAAGTACAAAAAATTGTCGTACAAACAAAGTGCGTCACTAGAACTGATCTCAAAGAGGTTTAAAATGAAAGATGTGCCGAAGTAAGATGGGACTTCGGATCctcaggagcatattaccacctatgcAATGCCGGTGAAGGGAAACGATTTAGGCCCCTACGAGATTGAGTCTATTTTGCTAAAGAAATTCAGGGAGACTCTTACGAAGGGAGCCCTGATATGGTATTCGCTTTTGCCCGAGATTCCATAGACTCATTTGAGATACTCGCGGACTCTTTCATCAAAGACCATACCGTGGCAAGAAAAGTATAGACCCGAAAGGTCGATATAATCAGGATTGGGTAAGGAGAGTCCGATTTATTGCATGAGTTCGTAGCCAGGTTCCAAAAGGAAAGGATGTTGCTACCATCCATTCTGGGCAAATAGGCGACTGAGGCATTCACCAATGTTCTGAATCCAAGAAGTTCTGATGCTCCTGGAAGTTGAAAGAATGTTTTCTCGAGTTCTAGGCAATAACTTTAGCAGAAATTCATAATCGTgtgagtcaaagataaggattgaAGATGATCAGCTAGGTTTCCCAGTACCGGTTAAAGGCAGATAtcgagaaaagaataaaaaagatgaTTTTGATATAAATCGACGGTCTTCGAGGATTTGGTTTTTTCCCTATGAACGGGCTGAAGGACGTGGCAGAGGTTTTCGATCAGCGAGTCGAAACAATAGGTCGTTGCAGAACAAGGAAACGACAGGTTCTCAAGATTCTTCCTTCCCCAAACTTtccgaatacaacttcaacatcttcATAGTGGAGCTGGTATcggctatgaggaacattaaagaagcacggtTCCCAAAGAGAATAAGGTCTGATCTTGGCCAAAGGGATTGtaatttatggtgtgaataccatgggaAAAACGGTCACCGAACTGGGGACTTCCACCATCTGCACAAAGAGGTGGCAACATTACTGAAGAATGGCCATCTCAGGGAATTTTTAAGCGACCAGACTAAAAATAACTAGGGTCGCAATTGTGATAATACAGAACCTTAAAAAGTAGGAGAAGATCCCCTACGCttgacgatcaacatgattttcgggtGGAACAAGATTAACGGGGTTACATTTTCAGCTGCGAAAAAGACGAAGTATTAGTGACCCACAGCAAAAGACTCCGGGAAGTTGCTGAAGACGACATCACTTTTATGGAGGAAGATGCTGATGGACTATTGCAACCGCATAATGATGCCCTGGTAATCTCTGtaaatgttttagattttaagGTTAAACATGTTCTGGTGGATCCAGGTAGTTCAGCCAATATTATCCAATGGAGAGTGTTAGAGCAAGCTAAGCTCATCGGAAGTATCATTCCAGACCCAAAACTCCTTGCCTTGTTCAATCTGGAAACCGTGACAACCCGGGGAGAAATCTTGCTGCCCACGAATGCCAAAGGGGTGATAAAGACAACCCTTTTCGAGGTAGTGGATGGCGATATAGGTTACAATATCATTCTGGAGAGACCATGGTTACACAAAATGAAAACGAtgccatcaacatatcatcagtttctgaaatttccaactttcgaGGGACTCAAACAAATAAAAGGTGATCAACCGACAGCAAGGGAGATTAATGCAATCTCAGTCTCTAGTAGCAAAATGAAGGAGCATGCGATATAGCAATTACAGGAGATGGCGCT includes the following:
- the LOC107787012 gene encoding uncharacterized protein LOC107787012 — its product is MPVKGNDLGPYEIESILLKKFRETLTKGALICCEKDEVLVTHSKRLREVAEDDITFMEEDADGLLQPHNDALVISVNVLDFKVKHVLVDPGSSANIIQWRVLEQAKLIGSIIPDPKLLALFNLETVTTRGEILLPTNAKGVIKTTLFEVVDGDIGYNIILERPWLHKMKTMPSTYHQFLKFPTFEGLKQIKGDQPTAREINAISVSSSKMKEHAI